One Luteolibacter flavescens genomic region harbors:
- a CDS encoding ferritin-like domain-containing protein produces MTTNLEQLYYDQLRDLFSAKSQLAAALPELVRRASDEKLRKTLSGQLGQAREQRIRLRELFCQHGLNPGGEQCEAMRGMIRETRKRLDHASPGSVRDAVLIASLNRIEHYGIAAYGVAKAFAECLDFDTDAHVLLESLEEESEADDVLTSIAVGGIFKHGINKAAAA; encoded by the coding sequence ATGACAACGAACTTGGAACAGCTTTATTACGACCAACTTCGAGATCTCTTCAGCGCAAAATCCCAACTCGCCGCAGCCCTTCCCGAATTGGTCCGCAGGGCCTCAGATGAAAAACTCCGCAAGACCCTCAGCGGCCAACTCGGCCAAGCGCGCGAGCAACGGATCAGATTGCGGGAGCTTTTCTGCCAACACGGTCTCAATCCCGGTGGCGAACAATGTGAAGCCATGCGCGGCATGATCCGCGAGACCAGAAAGCGACTGGATCACGCCTCTCCCGGCAGTGTGCGGGATGCGGTGCTGATCGCTTCTCTCAACCGCATCGAGCACTACGGCATTGCCGCCTACGGGGTGGCAAAGGCGTTCGCCGAGTGTCTGGACTTCGATACCGACGCCCACGTTCTCCTCGAGTCTTTGGAGGAGGAAAGTGAAGCTGATGATGTCCTCACGAGCATCGCCGTAGGTGGCATTTTCAAGCACGGCATCAACAAGGCGGCCGCTGCGTGA
- a CDS encoding GAF domain-containing sensor histidine kinase, with protein MTTPFHRQVSEASRLQALRASGLLDGIAQPEFERVTTLAARVLNVPVCLVSLVDSERQVFAGACGLSDPYNRDRETPLSHSFCQHAVNEGRPLIIRDARVDPRVADNGAIADLGVIAYLGFPLAGEDDHLFGAFCVIDSKPRDWTEEEIESVRDFTALVAGQIELLIARQREKNALEIVVHDLKSPLAGIKMATNLLRERAGTMPRELNPLVEALGESSDHASRLVDSLVRPSRQSERGQDLNGVLSQVIERHRPQAAGKGLTLEHRNDIPVVRLAAADWVIERVADNLLSNAIKFTPTGGTVRLDWVMDGEGGGFEISDTGPGFAEEDLPKIFSRYARLSARPTAGEASTGLGLSMVKRLVDEEGGSVSLISAPGEGAVFRIFFPLAGE; from the coding sequence ATGACCACTCCCTTCCACCGGCAGGTTTCCGAAGCATCGCGGCTTCAGGCATTGCGCGCCAGCGGCTTGCTCGACGGCATCGCCCAGCCGGAATTCGAGAGGGTCACAACGCTTGCCGCACGCGTCCTGAATGTGCCTGTGTGCTTGGTTTCGCTGGTCGATTCCGAGCGTCAGGTCTTCGCCGGGGCATGCGGCTTGTCCGATCCCTACAACCGGGATCGCGAAACGCCGCTGAGCCATTCCTTCTGCCAGCACGCCGTGAATGAAGGCAGGCCACTGATCATCCGGGATGCCCGAGTCGATCCTCGTGTGGCGGACAATGGAGCCATCGCCGATCTCGGGGTCATCGCCTATCTCGGTTTCCCGCTCGCGGGCGAGGATGACCATCTCTTCGGAGCCTTTTGCGTGATCGACTCAAAGCCCCGCGATTGGACGGAGGAAGAAATCGAGTCCGTCCGCGACTTCACCGCACTGGTTGCCGGGCAGATCGAGCTTCTCATCGCCCGCCAGCGGGAAAAAAACGCGCTCGAGATCGTGGTTCATGACCTCAAGTCGCCGCTGGCCGGCATCAAGATGGCCACGAATTTGCTGCGCGAAAGGGCCGGAACGATGCCGCGCGAGCTAAACCCGCTGGTCGAGGCGCTGGGAGAATCCAGCGACCACGCTTCGCGTCTGGTGGATTCTCTCGTGCGCCCCAGTCGCCAGTCCGAGCGCGGGCAGGACTTGAATGGCGTGCTTTCGCAGGTGATCGAGCGTCATCGCCCCCAAGCTGCCGGGAAAGGTCTGACGCTGGAGCACCGGAATGATATTCCGGTAGTCCGGCTTGCCGCGGCGGATTGGGTCATCGAGCGCGTCGCCGACAATCTCCTGAGCAACGCGATCAAGTTCACGCCTACCGGCGGGACCGTGCGCTTGGATTGGGTGATGGACGGCGAAGGAGGCGGCTTCGAAATTTCCGACACCGGGCCGGGATTTGCCGAAGAGGATCTGCCCAAGATCTTCAGCCGCTACGCACGCCTCAGCGCCCGCCCGACGGCAGGCGAGGCATCCACCGGCCTCGGACTATCGATGGTGAAGCGTCTGGTGGACGAGGAAGGCGGCAGCGTGAGCCTGATCAGCGCCCCGGGTGAAGGGGCGGTTTTCCGGATCTTCTTCCCGCTCGCAGGCGAGTGA
- a CDS encoding cadherin domain-containing protein: MRSPSLAASLILGVLAISFFWKARLPEMTSEAGAVGPFPGSQTEMHPEDVLGRNRITHLRAGRAGRSVRLPDDVLDRSVDGTGFQLDLPDGQSAMGKIDMIRRDATGVSLVQGELASPSAGRFFFQRTHQEGVAGSLVGHVYFDNSPVGWKVEPVRARGEPMLAEVLKDRILCVDYAVPPVAVREEAPQDHPEDIPIPPYQAVIPLQSLPGATGVIYLDFDGEAGPFTGWGNFDAAPAAATNAQIHDVWKRVSEDFLSFTLNVTTDRAVFDAAPEGSRQHVVISPTKNAAPTAGGVAFVGSYNWPGDTVCWAFYSTGKTAAEAISHEVGHTLGLRHDGRISPAEDYSQGHGDGAVSWAPIMGVGYYRNLSQWSKGEYSSANNTEDDLAIIATTNNNVAYRDDDAGDSLATARHLEIAADDSVKGEGIIGRTGDVDAFRFVTSGGAVVLDLSPASASPNLDIHAELVEASTETIVATSNPDLAITATTTGTLPAGEYLLRVRGTGRGDPLVDGYTDYGSLGTYLISGSIEGGTKPDRFTLAENRPAGALVGSVAARLDHGLSMLLWSITGGNEDGAFFMDPVTGDLFASGPFDYEALSSRWDGPAEIGLFVTISDVLDPSLNETIRVVVTVTDVNEEPVIPDGSLTMLERTRVGSWLAKVQADDPDHFDFPVFSIVGGNDDGWFEIDPGTGELRVAAPIEVTSAVTVPLLVRVTDQGVPALSATATINVTVLDIADEYQTGKITRTFFEGIGGTAVSNLTASPRFPDQPDSEELLNDFRGGEHGDSYGSTVCGYVIPPETGSYRFWIAADDSGQLRLSTNSSPANVTVIASVASPTDPNTWIDDGPQQSEPVFLNAGQAYYIEARHKDGEGRDHISVAWSGPGIPKQLLRGLYLAPYYQNYQPRIRAASFPIQQDAFAGQQIGRVEVTDANAQDSHGGFTILSGNAAGIFAIDPATGVLRVAVANMLNPGIQPVHNLTIGVSDNGSPLQSGTGNITVVVLSPGEFVTTNVMQQMWSGIPGDDLASLTSSPDYPYHPTSIRTLSGLDAGVNFADDYGSRIRALVTPPVSGSYTFYLSSDEQSELLLGSGPDGGDATRIASVTGSTSPGEWDKFPSQQSHAVELVGGQQYYIEAIHKEGAGADHLQVGWTGPGIPSITIIPASALEPYDLNETPYFPEGPVSFSVPEGSPAGTVIGVVHALDPEGEVPLHAITSSPSPGAFSIDALTGEITVADSAAMSMRPGLNILTVSAQDRGIGSTYPLKTGSVAVEITVISNNQPPSFEADFFEMSATEDQPFSGAIAASDPDAADLLTFTKVSGPDWLLVATDGSFSGTPDNDDVGVNEFVIRVSDPEGLSDEAVLVITVENVNDAPVFASHLIIAARGKEGVAYTTPDITGSAVDPDRLDVPYYSIVSGPTWLELSPDGVFSGTPPVGSSGINAFTIRATDAAGLYDEATMTVEVVASLPLPWEEMSIGSVLAGEGLGFGDAFLLSGSGSLASRNDALHLVWQPLSGDGTITARLDSVGNIGSEGIAGLMIRDSLASNSRHVFIGVTGDGGYRWIRRTTTNGNTSNSPSGTGATPDVWLRLIRRDNTVTALKSADGVEWTSVGSLSAGFPVTCYFGLAVAGGSTDVENTAIFSHISLEP, from the coding sequence ATGCGCAGCCCTTCCCTGGCGGCCTCCCTGATCCTCGGAGTGCTGGCGATTTCCTTTTTCTGGAAAGCTCGCCTGCCCGAGATGACATCGGAGGCAGGAGCAGTGGGTCCTTTTCCGGGGAGCCAGACAGAGATGCATCCGGAAGATGTCTTGGGCCGGAATCGCATCACTCACCTGCGGGCCGGACGGGCAGGCAGATCGGTCCGGCTTCCGGACGATGTCCTCGATCGCTCGGTCGATGGCACGGGTTTCCAACTCGATCTCCCGGACGGGCAGTCAGCGATGGGGAAGATCGACATGATCCGGCGGGATGCCACCGGGGTCTCGCTGGTTCAGGGAGAACTGGCATCTCCATCCGCGGGACGCTTCTTCTTCCAGAGGACTCATCAGGAAGGCGTCGCGGGTAGTCTCGTCGGGCACGTCTATTTCGACAACTCTCCGGTAGGTTGGAAGGTCGAGCCGGTGAGGGCGAGAGGGGAGCCCATGTTGGCCGAGGTCTTGAAGGACCGCATCCTTTGCGTGGACTATGCCGTGCCACCCGTCGCCGTGCGGGAGGAGGCTCCACAGGATCATCCCGAGGACATTCCGATTCCACCCTATCAGGCCGTCATTCCTCTCCAGAGCCTTCCGGGTGCGACGGGGGTCATCTACCTCGATTTCGATGGCGAGGCGGGGCCGTTCACGGGGTGGGGGAATTTCGATGCAGCGCCTGCTGCCGCCACTAACGCCCAGATCCACGATGTCTGGAAACGCGTATCGGAGGACTTCCTGAGCTTCACTCTCAACGTCACCACGGACCGCGCGGTCTTTGACGCGGCACCGGAAGGCAGCCGTCAGCACGTGGTGATCTCGCCGACGAAAAACGCGGCACCCACGGCGGGAGGCGTGGCATTTGTCGGCTCCTACAATTGGCCGGGAGATACGGTTTGCTGGGCCTTTTACAGCACGGGCAAGACCGCTGCCGAAGCGATCTCCCACGAGGTGGGGCATACGCTCGGTCTCAGGCACGATGGCCGGATTTCGCCTGCGGAAGATTACTCCCAGGGGCATGGCGACGGTGCGGTGAGCTGGGCGCCCATCATGGGTGTGGGATACTACAGGAACCTCAGCCAGTGGTCGAAAGGCGAATACAGCAGCGCCAACAACACCGAGGATGACCTGGCGATCATCGCCACCACGAACAACAACGTGGCGTATCGTGACGATGATGCCGGTGACTCCCTCGCCACCGCGCGTCATCTGGAGATCGCGGCGGATGACAGCGTGAAGGGGGAGGGGATCATCGGGCGAACGGGCGATGTGGATGCCTTTCGCTTCGTCACCTCGGGCGGGGCGGTGGTGCTCGATCTCAGCCCGGCATCGGCGAGTCCGAATCTCGACATTCATGCCGAACTGGTGGAGGCAAGTACGGAGACCATCGTAGCAACGTCGAATCCCGATCTCGCGATCACTGCCACGACCACCGGGACGCTTCCGGCCGGGGAATACCTGCTGAGAGTCCGTGGCACTGGGCGGGGCGATCCGCTTGTGGATGGCTACACGGATTACGGCTCGCTCGGGACTTACCTGATCAGCGGGAGCATTGAAGGCGGCACGAAACCGGATCGCTTCACGCTCGCGGAGAACCGGCCCGCTGGAGCACTGGTCGGATCGGTGGCTGCGAGGCTGGATCACGGCTTGTCCATGTTGCTGTGGAGCATCACGGGCGGCAATGAAGACGGCGCTTTCTTCATGGATCCGGTGACTGGCGATCTCTTTGCCTCGGGCCCGTTTGACTATGAGGCCTTGTCGTCACGCTGGGACGGTCCCGCGGAGATCGGTTTGTTCGTGACCATCTCCGACGTCCTGGACCCTTCCCTGAATGAAACTATCCGGGTGGTGGTAACGGTCACCGATGTGAACGAGGAGCCGGTGATACCGGATGGAAGCCTGACCATGCTGGAGCGTACGCGGGTGGGCAGCTGGCTCGCCAAGGTGCAGGCTGACGATCCCGATCACTTCGACTTTCCCGTCTTCAGCATCGTCGGGGGGAATGATGATGGCTGGTTCGAGATTGATCCCGGCACCGGGGAGCTTCGCGTGGCGGCGCCCATCGAGGTGACTTCTGCCGTTACAGTCCCGCTGCTGGTGCGTGTGACCGACCAAGGTGTGCCGGCACTTTCCGCGACGGCCACGATCAATGTGACCGTCCTCGACATCGCCGATGAGTATCAGACGGGCAAGATCACCCGCACCTTCTTCGAGGGGATCGGCGGCACCGCTGTCAGCAATCTCACTGCGAGCCCGAGATTCCCGGATCAACCGGACAGCGAGGAATTGCTAAATGACTTCCGGGGTGGGGAGCATGGAGATAGCTACGGCAGCACGGTGTGCGGCTACGTCATCCCTCCGGAGACGGGAAGCTATCGCTTCTGGATCGCTGCGGACGATTCCGGGCAACTCCGGCTGAGCACGAATTCCAGCCCGGCAAATGTCACCGTCATCGCATCGGTCGCTTCACCCACGGACCCGAATACCTGGATCGACGACGGTCCCCAGCAGTCGGAGCCGGTCTTTCTGAATGCGGGTCAGGCTTATTACATCGAGGCCCGCCACAAGGACGGCGAGGGGAGGGACCACATCTCGGTGGCATGGTCCGGGCCGGGGATTCCGAAGCAGCTTCTCCGGGGGCTCTACCTCGCTCCCTACTATCAGAATTATCAGCCGCGGATCCGTGCGGCGTCTTTTCCTATCCAGCAGGACGCCTTTGCCGGGCAGCAGATCGGCAGGGTGGAAGTGACCGATGCGAATGCTCAGGATTCCCATGGCGGTTTCACTATCCTCTCGGGAAATGCGGCGGGGATCTTCGCCATCGACCCGGCCACCGGCGTGCTCCGGGTCGCGGTGGCGAACATGCTGAATCCCGGCATTCAACCGGTTCACAACCTGACCATCGGCGTCAGTGACAATGGCTCGCCCCTCCAATCCGGCACGGGGAACATCACGGTCGTGGTGCTTTCACCCGGGGAGTTCGTCACGACGAATGTCATGCAGCAGATGTGGTCCGGTATCCCGGGTGACGACCTGGCCTCGCTCACCTCCAGTCCGGACTACCCCTATCACCCAACCTCGATCCGCACGCTTTCGGGGCTTGATGCTGGGGTGAATTTCGCGGATGACTATGGGTCCCGTATCCGGGCTCTGGTCACGCCGCCCGTGAGTGGCAGCTACACCTTTTACCTGTCCTCGGACGAGCAGTCAGAGCTTCTGTTAGGCAGCGGCCCGGATGGAGGGGATGCGACGCGGATCGCGTCTGTCACAGGTTCCACGAGTCCCGGCGAGTGGGATAAGTTCCCCTCGCAGCAGTCTCATGCCGTGGAGTTGGTAGGGGGGCAGCAGTACTACATCGAAGCAATCCACAAGGAGGGCGCCGGTGCGGACCACCTGCAGGTCGGATGGACAGGCCCGGGCATCCCGTCCATCACGATCATCCCGGCCTCGGCGCTGGAGCCCTACGATCTGAATGAGACTCCCTATTTTCCGGAGGGTCCCGTGTCTTTCAGCGTGCCGGAAGGGAGTCCGGCGGGGACCGTGATCGGCGTGGTCCACGCCTTGGACCCGGAAGGCGAGGTGCCCCTCCATGCGATCACTTCAAGCCCGTCTCCAGGGGCTTTCTCCATCGATGCGCTGACCGGTGAGATCACGGTAGCTGACAGCGCCGCGATGAGCATGAGGCCGGGGCTGAATATCCTCACCGTATCGGCGCAGGACCGCGGCATCGGATCGACCTATCCACTGAAGACCGGCAGCGTTGCCGTGGAGATCACGGTCATCAGCAACAATCAGCCGCCTTCTTTTGAAGCCGACTTCTTCGAGATGTCGGCCACGGAAGATCAACCCTTCTCGGGTGCCATCGCGGCGTCCGATCCCGATGCTGCGGACCTGCTCACTTTTACAAAGGTCAGCGGCCCGGACTGGCTGTTGGTCGCCACGGATGGCTCGTTCTCCGGCACGCCAGACAATGACGATGTTGGGGTGAATGAGTTCGTCATCCGGGTGTCGGATCCGGAGGGCTTGTCGGATGAGGCGGTGCTCGTCATCACGGTGGAGAACGTCAATGACGCACCGGTTTTCGCGTCCCATCTCATCATAGCGGCCCGAGGCAAGGAGGGGGTCGCTTACACCACGCCGGACATCACCGGGAGCGCGGTTGATCCCGACAGGCTGGATGTGCCCTACTATTCGATCGTTTCCGGTCCGACATGGCTGGAGCTTTCCCCGGACGGGGTGTTTTCCGGAACCCCGCCCGTGGGCAGTTCCGGGATCAATGCTTTCACCATCCGCGCCACCGACGCGGCAGGCCTGTATGACGAGGCTACCATGACCGTCGAGGTGGTCGCGTCGCTCCCACTTCCTTGGGAGGAGATGTCGATCGGCAGCGTCTTGGCAGGAGAGGGGCTTGGCTTCGGGGATGCTTTCCTGCTCAGTGGCAGCGGGTCATTGGCATCGAGGAATGATGCACTCCATTTGGTATGGCAGCCCCTGAGTGGCGATGGCACTATCACCGCCCGTCTGGACTCCGTGGGGAATATTGGCTCCGAGGGTATCGCCGGCCTGATGATCCGCGACTCGCTCGCGTCAAACTCCCGCCATGTTTTCATCGGCGTGACCGGCGATGGCGGATACCGCTGGATCCGCCGCACCACGACCAATGGAAACACGTCCAACTCCCCGAGTGGCACCGGTGCTACTCCCGATGTCTGGCTTCGTCTGATCCGCAGGGACAATACCGTCACGGCCTTGAAGAGTGCTGACGGAGTGGAGTGGACCTCCGTCGGCAGTCTTTCCGCAGGGTTTCCCGTCACTTGCTATTTCGGCCTCGCCGTGGCGGGTGGAAGCACCGATGTTGAAAACACCGCGATCTTCAGCCACATTTCCCTCGAACCGTGA
- a CDS encoding sialate O-acetylesterase: MSLALTLAALPAAAEVRLPRIFTDGAVLQRDRAVPVWGTAEPGKKVIVKFAGQEKATQAAGDGKWRIDLDAMPASAEGRALEAAEENGHRVEVKDVLVGEVWLASGQSNMEWSIGASRQEDQDAAKTGPIPMLRIITVPKKLSPYRLDDFEGQWSHATPETAMPFSAVAYFFGRKLTEELGIPVGMIHSSWGGSRIEPWLADEGFEGIDDLREMREFRESRTPGTPKYDELMRRHLAATRGWVDAAERALQAHQPLPGQPAAPPVLPVGHGQALGTYQAMIHPVVPYGVRGFLWYQGESNVGEGMLYTLKMQALIQGWRKQFAAPEAPFLYVQLAPYNYGDEREGALQGIWAAQRDALKIPRTGMAVTMDIGNPGDIHPRNKSEVGRRLALWAMADTYGKAGVVKSGPIFQGFKAEGNAIRIQYHYAESGLATRDGQAPNHFEVAGPDWNFQPATAEIAGGEIILKSDKIAQPVMARYGWYQKAEPNLMNKEGLPAASFHTHWPDDPVLGRNVAFQKSFTSSDPNKSGWNAGLTDGNWEGGAGSCFATGNAPEFPKHVTLDLGHARDIQAVRFGVPDFGATKTVVMSVSSDGKEFQEVGKHEFAGKTRAVTELRFDKRPVRFVRATFADHHDKQDQYSEHHGFLTELEAYGSAQ; the protein is encoded by the coding sequence TTGTCCCTGGCCCTCACCCTAGCCGCTCTGCCGGCTGCCGCCGAAGTGCGGCTGCCGCGGATCTTCACCGATGGAGCCGTGCTCCAGCGCGACCGCGCCGTGCCCGTGTGGGGCACCGCCGAACCGGGCAAGAAGGTCATCGTGAAGTTCGCCGGGCAGGAAAAGGCCACCCAGGCCGCAGGCGACGGGAAATGGCGCATCGATCTGGACGCGATGCCCGCCTCCGCCGAGGGCCGCGCCCTTGAAGCCGCCGAGGAAAACGGCCATCGCGTGGAAGTGAAGGACGTGCTGGTCGGGGAGGTATGGCTCGCCTCCGGCCAATCGAACATGGAATGGAGCATCGGAGCTTCCCGCCAGGAAGATCAGGACGCAGCGAAGACCGGGCCTATCCCCATGCTCCGCATCATCACGGTGCCGAAGAAGCTCTCGCCCTACCGGCTCGACGATTTCGAGGGCCAGTGGAGCCACGCCACGCCCGAGACGGCGATGCCCTTCTCCGCCGTGGCCTATTTCTTCGGACGGAAGCTCACCGAGGAACTCGGCATTCCCGTCGGCATGATCCACTCGTCGTGGGGCGGCTCGCGGATCGAGCCTTGGCTGGCTGACGAGGGATTCGAGGGCATCGACGATCTGCGCGAGATGCGGGAATTCCGCGAATCCCGCACTCCGGGCACCCCGAAGTATGACGAGCTGATGCGCCGCCATCTGGCCGCGACGCGCGGATGGGTGGATGCCGCGGAGCGCGCCCTGCAGGCGCACCAGCCCCTGCCGGGCCAGCCAGCCGCGCCGCCGGTGCTGCCAGTGGGCCACGGCCAGGCGCTGGGCACCTATCAGGCGATGATTCACCCCGTGGTCCCCTACGGCGTGCGAGGCTTCCTCTGGTATCAGGGCGAGTCGAATGTCGGCGAGGGCATGCTCTACACGCTGAAGATGCAGGCGCTCATCCAGGGCTGGCGCAAGCAATTTGCCGCGCCGGAGGCCCCTTTCCTCTACGTCCAGCTCGCCCCCTACAATTACGGCGACGAGCGTGAAGGTGCCCTGCAAGGCATCTGGGCCGCCCAGCGTGACGCACTGAAAATCCCGCGCACCGGTATGGCCGTCACCATGGACATCGGCAATCCCGGCGACATCCACCCGCGGAACAAATCCGAGGTCGGCCGCCGCCTCGCCCTGTGGGCCATGGCAGACACCTACGGAAAGGCGGGCGTGGTGAAATCCGGACCGATTTTCCAAGGCTTCAAGGCCGAGGGAAATGCCATCCGCATCCAATACCATTACGCGGAAAGCGGCCTTGCCACGCGCGACGGGCAGGCACCGAATCACTTCGAGGTCGCCGGACCGGACTGGAACTTCCAGCCCGCCACCGCGGAGATCGCGGGTGGTGAGATCATTCTCAAGTCGGACAAGATCGCCCAACCGGTGATGGCCCGCTACGGATGGTATCAGAAGGCCGAGCCAAACCTGATGAACAAGGAAGGCCTGCCTGCCGCCTCCTTCCACACCCACTGGCCGGACGATCCGGTGCTCGGCCGCAATGTCGCCTTCCAGAAATCATTCACCTCCAGCGACCCGAACAAGAGCGGCTGGAATGCCGGCCTGACCGACGGGAATTGGGAAGGCGGTGCCGGATCTTGCTTCGCTACCGGAAACGCTCCGGAATTCCCCAAGCATGTGACGCTTGATCTCGGCCACGCCCGGGACATCCAGGCAGTGCGCTTCGGCGTGCCGGACTTCGGTGCCACCAAAACAGTCGTCATGTCCGTGAGCTCGGACGGCAAGGAATTCCAGGAAGTCGGCAAGCACGAGTTCGCAGGGAAGACCCGCGCCGTCACCGAGCTCCGCTTTGACAAGCGCCCGGTGCGCTTCGTCCGCGCGACCTTTGCCGATCATCACGACAAGCAGGACCAATACAGCGAGCACCACGGCTTCCTGACCGAGCTCGAAGCATACGGTTCGGCTCAATAA
- a CDS encoding PQQ-dependent sugar dehydrogenase has protein sequence MKVPLLLLALVVAPIPVRAGDVKKATLPGFRYEEIHSGNGMTAIDFDAAGRMFVCEKQGRILLFEPREKGRYAKPSVFADFRDQVNPEGESGLLGIALDPGFAKNRRLYVFYTADDEQRLVRLTADKDFKAAVPGQEVVLLDGLPRQFTNHKAGDIHFHPADPRAIYLVLGDDTKREFAPDLERYHGKLLRLDSSNGKGLRDNPFFDGDVNSIRSRVWAKGFRNPYRFVFVPGKSPDAVYVSENGDGTDRIARVERGADAGWGRHGDKGLINPEDKRTSVLYTTKPCLTSIAVAPKGPFAPSGPVLYAQNWFTKDLMRWKLAGKGLSEMAAIPADNARPFLADHATVHATFGPDGALYLTQTYYSESKGNNHKLSRIVPDVSGGE, from the coding sequence ATGAAAGTTCCGCTTCTGCTCCTTGCCCTTGTTGTCGCCCCCATTCCGGTTCGTGCCGGGGACGTCAAAAAGGCGACCTTGCCGGGCTTCAGATACGAGGAGATCCATTCCGGCAATGGCATGACGGCGATCGATTTCGATGCCGCCGGCAGGATGTTTGTCTGCGAGAAACAGGGGAGGATCCTGCTTTTCGAGCCAAGGGAGAAGGGACGATACGCCAAACCGTCGGTCTTTGCCGACTTCCGCGACCAAGTGAATCCGGAAGGCGAGAGCGGCCTGCTGGGTATTGCGCTCGATCCTGGCTTCGCAAAGAACCGCCGTCTCTACGTTTTCTACACGGCGGATGATGAGCAGAGGCTGGTCCGGCTCACTGCGGACAAGGATTTCAAGGCCGCGGTTCCCGGCCAGGAGGTGGTTCTGCTGGATGGCCTGCCCCGGCAATTCACCAATCACAAGGCGGGTGACATCCACTTCCATCCCGCCGATCCCCGGGCGATTTATCTGGTGCTCGGGGACGATACGAAGCGCGAGTTCGCACCGGACTTGGAGCGCTATCATGGGAAGCTGCTGCGCCTCGACAGTTCCAATGGCAAAGGCCTGCGTGACAATCCCTTCTTCGACGGGGACGTGAACTCGATCCGCTCCCGGGTGTGGGCAAAGGGTTTCCGGAATCCCTACCGCTTCGTCTTCGTGCCCGGCAAGTCGCCGGACGCGGTCTATGTCTCGGAAAATGGAGATGGCACGGACCGCATCGCCCGCGTCGAGCGTGGCGCGGATGCCGGATGGGGGCGGCACGGGGACAAGGGACTCATCAATCCCGAGGACAAGCGCACCAGCGTGCTCTACACCACCAAGCCCTGCCTGACCTCCATCGCCGTTGCTCCCAAGGGGCCGTTCGCCCCTAGCGGTCCGGTGCTTTACGCGCAGAACTGGTTCACCAAGGACCTGATGCGCTGGAAGCTGGCGGGGAAAGGCCTCTCGGAAATGGCCGCCATCCCGGCAGACAATGCCCGTCCCTTTCTAGCAGATCATGCCACCGTCCACGCCACATTCGGCCCGGATGGCGCGCTTTATCTCACGCAGACCTACTATTCCGAGTCGAAAGGGAACAATCACAAGCTCAGCCGGATCGTCCCCGATGTTTCAGGTGGCGAGTGA
- a CDS encoding tRNA threonylcarbamoyladenosine dehydratase — MSDAYLDRFSGIGRLYGTAGLEKFRHAHVAVVGIGGVGCWAAECLARSGIGKITLIDADDLCVTNTNRQIHALDGTYGKPKVGVMALRLRAIQPEIEVTERHEFLSDRNVDDFLNEGFDAVIDAIDAVRAKCVLLAKCRDRQVPVIACGGAGGRRDPSQIRVADLARTRDDALLMTVRKRLRDEHGFPKARPGEKVRKFRIEAVYSEEPPLFPTCEGGVSHERPEDLPSGLRCDAGYGTATHITAVFGMIAAGRVLEMLAAPTTTPE, encoded by the coding sequence ATGAGCGACGCCTATCTCGACCGCTTCTCCGGCATCGGCCGCCTCTACGGCACTGCCGGGCTTGAGAAATTCCGCCACGCCCACGTCGCGGTGGTGGGCATCGGCGGCGTCGGGTGCTGGGCCGCGGAGTGCCTGGCGCGCTCCGGCATCGGCAAGATCACCCTGATCGATGCCGATGACCTGTGCGTCACGAATACGAACCGCCAGATCCACGCGCTGGACGGCACCTACGGGAAGCCGAAGGTGGGCGTGATGGCTCTGCGACTGCGGGCCATCCAACCGGAGATCGAGGTGACCGAGCGCCATGAATTCCTCTCCGACCGCAATGTGGATGACTTCCTGAACGAGGGATTTGATGCGGTGATCGATGCGATCGATGCGGTGCGCGCGAAATGCGTGCTGCTCGCGAAATGCAGGGATCGTCAGGTGCCGGTCATAGCCTGTGGCGGTGCCGGTGGTCGTCGTGATCCCTCGCAGATCCGCGTGGCCGATCTCGCCCGGACGCGGGATGACGCGCTGCTGATGACGGTGCGGAAGCGCCTCCGGGACGAGCACGGCTTTCCCAAGGCCCGGCCCGGCGAGAAGGTGCGGAAATTCAGGATCGAGGCCGTCTATTCCGAGGAGCCGCCGCTCTTCCCGACCTGCGAAGGCGGAGTGAGCCACGAGCGCCCCGAAGACCTGCCAAGCGGTCTGCGCTGCGACGCGGGCTACGGCACCGCCACGCACATCACCGCGGTCTTCGGCATGATCGCCGCGGGGCGAGTGCTGGAAATGCTGGCCGCGCCAACTACTACCCCGGAGTAG